A stretch of the Panthera uncia isolate 11264 chromosome D1, Puncia_PCG_1.0, whole genome shotgun sequence genome encodes the following:
- the ART1 gene encoding GPI-linked NAD(P)(+)--arginine ADP-ribosyltransferase 1: MQPPAMVSLLLVSMGLMEALQAQSHPITQRDLFSQEMPLDMAPASFDDQYAGCAAAMTAALPDLNQTEFQANKVYADGWALASSQWQERQAWGPEWGPSPTRLPLPPPGFRDEHGVALLAYTANSPLHKQFNAAVREAGRSRASYLHHFSFKTLHFLLTEALQLLGRGQRSPQCRQVFRGVHGLRFRPAAPGATVRLGGFASASLQNVAAQQFGEDTFFGIWTCLGAPIKGYSFFPGEDEVLIPPFETFQVINASRPAQGPARIYLRALGKRSTYNCEYIKDKQCKSGPCRLDNSAMSQGPISAVWSLLLPLWLLVRGTFP; encoded by the exons ATGCAGCCTCCTGCCATGGTGTCTCTGCTGCTTGTGTCCATGGGCCTCATGGAAGCACTTCAG gcCCAGAGCCACCCCATCACTCAACGAGACCTCTTCTCTCAAGAAATGCCCCTGGATATGGCCCCAGCCTCCTTTGATGACCAGTATGCTGGCTGTGCAGCAGCCATGACAGCTGCCCTCCCGGATCTCAACCAAACAGAGTTCCAGGCCAACAAAGTGTATGCTGACGGCTGGGCACTGGCAAGCAGCCAGTGGCAGGAGCGCCAGGCCTGGGGACCAGAGTGGGGCCCCAGCCCTACCCGGCTGCCCCTGCCACCCCCTGGCTTCCGCGATGAGCATGGGGTGGCCCTCCTGGCCTACACAGCCAACAGCCCCTTGCACAAGCAGTTCAACGCAGCCGTGCGGGAGGCGGGCCGCTCCCGAGCCTCCTACCTCCACCACTTCTCCTTCAAGACACTCCATTTCCTGCTGACCGAGGCCCTGCAGCTGCTGGGTAGGGGCCAGCGTTCACCCCAGTGCCGCCAGGTGTTCCGAGGGGTGCATGGCCTGCGCTTCCGGCCAGCAGCACCTGGAGCCACCGTAAGGCTGGGAGGATTTGCCTCCGCCTCCCTGCAGAATGTTGCAGCCCAGCAGTTTGGGGAGGACACCTTCTTTGGCATCTGGACCTGCCTTGGGGCACCTATCAAGGGCTACTCCTTCTTCCCTGGGGAGGATGAGGTGCTGATCCCCCCCTTTGAGACCTTCCAGGTAATCAATGCCAGCAGAccagcccagggccctgcccGCATTTACCTCCGGGCCCTGGGCAAGCGCAGCACATACAACTGTGAGTACATTAAAG ATAAGCAGTGCAAGTCTGGGCCCTGCCGTCTGGATAACTCAG CCATGAGTCAAGGCCCCATTTCTGCAGTCTGGTCCCTCCTACTGCCACTCTGGCTCCTTGTCAGAGGAACCTTTCCATAG